The following proteins are co-located in the Rhodococcus opacus B4 genome:
- a CDS encoding alpha/beta fold hydrolase, which yields MTIATINGIPLNYQVKGSGDLVVLIMGTGSPGRVWDLHQTPALVDAGYRVCTFDNRGIAPSGESVDGITMDDLVADTAGLIEHLGGGPARVVGTSMGARVAQELALSRPDLVLKAAFLAGHARMDYFQQTLTEGERALHDSGVELPAKYRAAVTAVMNLSPASLVDPHTARDWLDLFEFSGGRTSDGVRAQMEMDRSFDRRQAYRAITAPCLSVGFADDRMIPPYLSREVAEAIPSARYYEIPDVGHYGYLEQPEVVNKVLLEFLAN from the coding sequence ATGACGATCGCCACGATCAACGGGATCCCCCTGAATTACCAGGTCAAGGGATCCGGCGATTTAGTGGTGCTCATCATGGGGACCGGAAGCCCGGGACGGGTGTGGGATCTGCATCAGACCCCCGCGCTCGTCGACGCCGGCTACCGCGTCTGCACGTTCGACAACCGGGGCATCGCGCCGTCCGGCGAGAGCGTCGACGGGATCACCATGGACGACCTCGTCGCGGACACCGCGGGACTGATCGAGCACCTCGGCGGTGGTCCGGCCCGCGTCGTCGGCACCTCGATGGGCGCCCGCGTCGCGCAGGAACTGGCCCTGTCCCGCCCCGACCTCGTGCTCAAGGCGGCCTTCCTCGCCGGACACGCCCGAATGGACTACTTCCAGCAGACCCTCACCGAGGGTGAGCGCGCCCTCCACGACAGCGGTGTCGAACTCCCCGCGAAGTACCGGGCCGCGGTGACGGCCGTGATGAATCTGTCGCCCGCGTCGCTCGTCGACCCGCACACGGCCCGCGACTGGCTCGACCTGTTCGAGTTCAGCGGCGGCCGGACGTCGGACGGCGTGCGCGCGCAGATGGAGATGGACCGCAGCTTCGACCGCAGGCAGGCGTACCGGGCGATCACGGCGCCGTGCCTGTCCGTCGGTTTTGCCGACGACCGGATGATCCCGCCGTACCTCTCGCGTGAGGTGGCCGAGGCGATCCCGTCGGCCCGGTACTACGAGATTCCCGACGTCGGGCACTACGGCTATCTCGAACAGCCCGAAGTGGTGAACAAGGTGCTGCTCGAGTTCCTCGCCAACTGA
- a CDS encoding sensor domain-containing diguanylate cyclase: MALGIPRLGVGIVRYDVVNGILWWDEKAAAIFGDDGSLPPLELWRKRIHSEDIGTVRRMFGDTAGSVGAECVFRIVLTDRSTRYILTRSIDVTTDASGDPVELTGVVIELGHVAGRDSQLASLLDRVGLGFVALDEDLRIIYVNSVCVRHVRRSREELLGRVVTEVLPETQGSYFDALCRKVLATGTQQQTRVDSLYSPGATIEVTAAADAGALVVHFRDVTAEVTAQKRAEEAHALLLHEATHDSLTGLLNRAAITEHLQRLFEPGVAPAVALFLDVDGFKEVNDTRGHRVGDRILQAVSEHLRHAMRTPSAVGRLGGDEFVAILPDVDELDVDDVVARMLASITTPIDVGDELLVVTLSVGMAHSTSARTVDELLHHADIALYAAKRRGGNTAVWHE; this comes from the coding sequence ATGGCGTTGGGCATTCCGCGCCTCGGGGTGGGCATCGTCCGGTACGACGTCGTCAACGGAATCCTGTGGTGGGACGAGAAGGCCGCCGCGATCTTCGGGGACGACGGGTCCCTGCCGCCGCTCGAACTGTGGCGGAAGCGGATCCATTCCGAGGACATCGGCACGGTGCGCCGCATGTTCGGTGACACCGCCGGTTCGGTCGGCGCGGAATGCGTGTTCCGCATCGTGCTGACGGATCGGTCGACCCGGTACATCCTCACGCGCAGCATCGACGTCACCACCGATGCGTCCGGCGACCCCGTCGAATTGACGGGGGTCGTCATCGAACTCGGACACGTGGCCGGCCGGGACTCGCAACTCGCTTCGCTGCTCGACCGGGTGGGCCTGGGGTTCGTGGCGCTCGACGAGGACCTTCGGATCATCTACGTCAACTCGGTGTGCGTGCGGCACGTGCGACGGTCGCGGGAGGAGTTGCTCGGCCGCGTCGTCACCGAGGTTCTTCCCGAGACGCAGGGCAGCTACTTCGACGCACTGTGCCGCAAGGTTCTCGCCACCGGCACACAGCAGCAGACCCGGGTGGATTCGCTGTATTCGCCCGGGGCGACGATCGAGGTGACCGCCGCGGCCGACGCGGGCGCGCTGGTCGTGCATTTCCGGGACGTCACCGCGGAAGTCACCGCCCAGAAGCGGGCGGAGGAGGCGCATGCTCTGCTCCTGCACGAGGCCACCCACGACAGTCTCACCGGGTTGCTCAATCGCGCGGCCATCACCGAGCACCTGCAGCGACTGTTCGAGCCCGGTGTGGCTCCGGCGGTCGCGTTGTTCCTCGACGTGGACGGGTTCAAGGAGGTCAACGACACGAGGGGGCATCGGGTCGGCGACCGCATCCTGCAGGCGGTGTCCGAACATCTGCGGCACGCGATGCGGACGCCTTCCGCGGTGGGCAGGCTCGGCGGCGACGAGTTCGTCGCGATCCTCCCCGACGTCGACGAACTGGACGTCGACGACGTGGTCGCCCGGATGCTCGCCTCGATCACGACGCCGATCGACGTCGGCGACGAACTGCTCGTCGTGACTCTCAGTGTCGGGATGGCGCACAGCACGTCGGCGCGCACAGTCGACGAGTTGCTCCACCACGCCGACATCGCCCTCTACGCCGCCAAGCGTCGTGGTGGGAACACCGCGGTCTGGCACGAATAG
- a CDS encoding methionyl-tRNA formyltransferase, giving the protein MRVATLGYQTWGHRTLQALLQSDHEVVLAITHPKSDHVYEQMWADSVADLATEHGVPVHIATKPDEDFKAALKEADPDIVVANNWRTWLPRDVFDSPRYGTLNIHDSLLPKYTGFSPLIWALINGEEEVGLTAHLMDEELDAGDIVLQRSTRVGPTDTVTDLFHRTVDMIGPITLDALALIESGRTDWTPQDRSQATFFHKRAPEDSLIDWTWPADAIERLVRAQSDPYPNAYTHFKGQRIRVLKAAVSEGNYGGTPGRVFIHEGDGMVIVAGPDARTGQNKGLKIQRVRLDDGTELAGTDFFPHGGGYLS; this is encoded by the coding sequence TTGAGAGTCGCCACACTCGGATATCAAACCTGGGGTCACCGTACCCTGCAGGCCCTGCTCCAGTCCGACCATGAGGTCGTCCTCGCGATCACCCACCCCAAGAGCGACCACGTCTACGAACAGATGTGGGCGGACTCCGTCGCCGACCTGGCCACCGAGCACGGCGTGCCCGTGCACATCGCCACCAAGCCGGACGAGGACTTCAAGGCGGCGCTGAAGGAAGCCGACCCCGACATCGTCGTCGCCAACAACTGGCGCACGTGGCTGCCACGGGACGTCTTCGACTCTCCCCGCTACGGCACCCTCAATATTCACGATTCGCTCCTGCCCAAGTACACAGGATTCTCCCCGCTCATCTGGGCGCTCATCAACGGTGAGGAAGAAGTAGGCCTCACCGCGCACCTGATGGACGAGGAACTCGACGCCGGCGACATCGTTTTGCAGAGGTCGACGCGGGTCGGGCCGACGGACACCGTCACCGATCTGTTCCACCGCACCGTCGACATGATCGGCCCGATCACGCTCGACGCGCTCGCGCTGATCGAATCCGGTCGCACGGACTGGACGCCGCAGGATCGCTCGCAGGCCACGTTCTTCCACAAGCGCGCCCCCGAGGACAGCCTGATCGACTGGACGTGGCCCGCCGACGCCATCGAACGCCTCGTCCGCGCGCAGTCCGACCCGTACCCGAACGCCTACACCCACTTCAAGGGGCAGCGCATCCGGGTTCTGAAGGCCGCCGTATCCGAAGGAAATTACGGTGGAACGCCCGGGCGTGTCTTCATCCACGAAGGCGACGGGATGGTCATCGTCGCCGGACCCGACGCCCGCACCGGACAGAACAAGGGCCTGAAGATCCAGCGCGTCCGCCTCGACGACGGCACCGAACTCGCCGGGACCGACTTCTTCCCCCACGGCGGCGGCTACCTCAGCTGA